The DNA window ACAGTTACTTCTTCGATACGAGCCGCCGGCGTACCTGTTACATCGCACCGGAACGCTTCGTACGCTCCTCGAGTGGCGAATCGATACAGCCCAAGGATGGACCGCTGGTCGGCGATGGTCAGTACTATGCTGGGCAGCTGCTGCCCGAAATGGACATCTTTTCTGCTGGTTGTGCACTGCTAGAGCTGTGGACCGAAGGTACGGCACCGTTCGAATTTTCCCAGCTACTCGCCTACCGCCGGGGTGAAGTAGATCTGGTGCAAAAGCACCTGGACGGGATCGAGAACGAACGGTTACGTGAGCTGGTCGAATCGATGCTTAGCTTAGACGCGCGCGAACGCAAATCCGCCGAACTGTACCTGGACCAGGAGCGTGGTAAGCTTTTCCCAGAGTATTTCTATTCCTTTCTGCAATCGTATCTGCAGATGTTTTCCACCGTGCCTGTAGTACCGGCCGATGAGAAAGTTTCCCGCCTGCACAGTGACATTGGGCAGATCATTAAAATACTCACCGGAAACGATCGCGAGCATACCGTCGAACCAGCGTTGGATGCATCGACAAGAGATGACCATTGGCACGATGGTAGTGGACGATCGAGAGCAACCGGCACGCATGAAGCGTCCGATGACGATGGGCTAATACTGATCACGAGCGTTGTAACGTCCTGCATCCGTGGGTTAAGCTTTTGCCGGTCCAAGCTACTGTCGCTCGAAATACTGCAAGCGCTGGCCGAAAACACCACCTCGGAAACGATCCTTGATCGCATTCTTCCCTATATCCTGCACCTCGCACAGGATGCTGCACCACGCGTGCGCGTCTGTTCGCTCAACACGCTCACCCGCTGTCTGCGTATGGTGCGCAAGCTGCCCCGTAGCGATGCTAATGTATTCCCCGAGTACATTCTACCCTCGATCGCACCGCTCGCAACCGACGGTTCCACCTTCGTGCGCATGACGTACGCACGGAACATTGCAGCACTGGCTGATACCGCCGTTAGCTTTCTCGAGCAGTCGCAGCAAAGCTGCACCTCGGAAAATATGCCACCGCCGCATTACGAGACGGAGCTCAGTGCACTGCACGAGATGTTACATCAAACGGTACTGTCGCTACTGACCGATCCACAGTCGGCGGTCAAGCAAACGCTAATGACATCGGGTATAACACAGCTGTGCGTATTTTTCGGCCGACAGAAGGCGAACGACGTCATCCTGTCGCACATGATCACGTTCCTGAACGATAAGGAGGATCGCAATCTGCGCGGTGCATTTTTCGACTGCATTGTCGGTGTCGCATCGTACGTTGGGTGGCATTGTGCACCGATGCTGCTGCCACTACTCCAGCAGGGCCTTACCGATCCGGAAGAGTTCGTCATTGCGAAAGCGATCCACGCCACCACGATGCTGATCGAGCTGGGATTGATCCAGAAGCAGGGCACGATAGAGTTTATCGACGAGTGTGCGTGCTATCTCGCTCATCCGAACCTATGGATCCGGCACGAGGTGGTCGAGCTGATTGCGACGGCCGCCCGCATCCTTACCGCCATCGACGTACAGTGTAAGGTGCGGCCCTCGATAGCGGTACATCTGCGCTTTCCGCTGATAGAAATCACCTGTCCGGAGTTGCTGCTGGATTGCTTGCTGCCACCGATACCGCGCAATATCTACGACGCGGTATTACGGTACGGGCCGGAAATTGCACCACTGATCGATGTGCTGTGTCAGCGAAAACTGGCACGCAATCGTACGCGTACGGCCGACTCGGAACCGTCCCAAACGGCACAATCACCGGACGGTGGGGAACAGATGCCACCGGCCTTTCAGCAGCTACTGCGACGTCTCACAACGGAAGGTTTGACGGTACAGATCGAGGAGCAGCTGCTAGCGATGCGTGTGCATCTGATAAAGCTGCATCACTACAAGCTGGCGGAGACgcgacacacacaccaaccgtCCGGTCGGATCGTACTCGACCACTATCCGGACGTGATGGGTGAGGTACAGCTTGCGACCGAATCGATCAATGCGCTTGCGAAGGGACCAACGGTAAGGCTCGGTACTGGCGGCTCGAATATCGATGGGCTAACGCCCGGTCTGCTCGGTGGCGATCTGACGAAACCGGGCGGACGGGCAGCGCGTAAAAGCGAATCAGACAGTGCGCAAGACTGGCAGCATATGCTGAGTGCGATCGATTCCCACTCACCGTCACCGACGTCACCGACCGGAAGCGAGCTAACGGTGGCGGGGGCGGTAATCCCAGCCCCAACGGTAGCCGCCACCGGTGCCTCCGTACCGATGGCAGCAGCTGCGTCCGTCCTACCACCAACCGTGCACCATTCTACGCCCACCTCGAGCCTGGTGGAGTATAGCCTGCCTGAGCGTACGACCGGCTACCAGGAACGTATGTCCGACTGTCGGCTCGAGATGGAAGCACTGGTGACGAAGTTACGCACCCGGTTTGCCACGTACCAGCGGCAACGGGAACTGCGCGAATCGAACCAAACCATGCCACCGTTACCGGCCGGTTGGCGCCTATCCGGTACGCTCGTCGCACATCTCGCCGAACACAAGGCAGCCGTTAGCCGGATGGCAGCATTGAAACCCCACACCGGCTCATTGTTTGCGAGTGCCTCGATCGATGGTACGGTACGGCTGTGGGATTGCAACAAGCTCGACGGCCAACAGTCGGTAAACCGGTCGCGTCAGTCATATCACGCCAATACACCGCTGCACGCGGTTGCCGCCTGTGATGCTGGCCAATCGCTAGCGGTGGCAGGCAAGGACGGTACACTGTTGCTGCTCAAGATAGACACAAACTCGAGCAAGATGGCACTGCAGCAGGCACGCCATTTCGAGGCAGATACGCGCTACTCCACCACAACCACTGCATCGACCGGTGAGATTGGACCGGACGATGGACCGGTGGTGGAGATGCATCCACTCGACCAGGGCGCTCAGAGTGTGATCGTGTACGCGACACTGTACGGTGCACTGGTCGGTTGGGATATACGCATGCCGGACTACGCCTGGCGACTGCAGAGCGATCTACGCAGCGGCGTCATCACCACGTTCTGTATCGATCCGTCCAGTTCGTGGCTAACGGTCGGCACCAGCAGTGGGCGACACGTTTGCTGGGATCTACGCTTTCAGCTACCGATCGCAGAGATTAAGCATCCGCACGATGCCCGCATTCGGCGCGTTTCCCATCATCCGACGGAATCGTCCTGGTTGGTGTCGGCCTCGCAGGGTAACAGTGAGGTGTACGTGTGGAACATTGAAACCGGTCACCGGCAGCAAGCGTACTGGGCCAGTTCGAGTCCACCGCTCTCGAACAGTAATGCTTCGTCACATTCGGTCTGTGCGCTGCTGCCCGGTATTAACGATGGCAACCCGTTCCTGCTGACCGGCGGTACCGATCAACGGTTGCGCTACTGGGATCCGGTCAGCATCGAAAACTGTGCACTCGTCGTACCATCGGCACGCGATTATACACCACTTAACGTCACGTACGAGTGAGTACATGTTTATTTGAACACCAAACTGTCCTGTTCATAACTCAAACGCTTGCTTATaactcccttttttgttgcagatCCAGACTAATCGATGGCACGAAAGTAATCTCGGAGATACACTGTAATAATAACAACAGTAACGTACcgctaaacaacaacaataccaatagcaacagcaacaataacaataatagtAACAATAATGGAGGCAGCAGCGCCGGCGGTAGCAATGCGAACGCGCAACCCGGTAGTGGCAACATTGGCAGTGCTGCAGGTACCGGTACCGGTGAGCGAGGCACGCGTACGGATGACGATCACCGCGTAGGGCCGGAAATGCCTGCCCACGGTCACAATGATGTTATCAGCGATCTGTTGATGTGTCGCACGATGAAGCAAACGTTCGTCGCATCCAGCAGCCGGGATGGTGTAATTAAACTCTGGAAGTAAGTTCACTGCTCGCGTATCCGAAGAACAGCCGCATAACAGGGGAgtattagatttattttttagtacttttttttcgttgtattTTGAATCTTTTACGCCCATCCAAAAGCTTTTATCGTGCTGCTTTAGGGTGACAAAAATATTAACCTTGAAGAGTTAAGGTGGGAGATATACAATCAGCTTATTCGAAGAAGTTCATTTAGCTACATTTTATGGATTTCCCAGGTCTCGGGAATATCTGATAAAGACTGGAAATCTATATTCCGACAAATTATCCAAATTGTTACCGAAAGAGTAAACTCACTCCCGAGACGAATATACTTAGCATAATCGTATAGATTATGCAGCAAGAACAATAGTTTACTTTTAATTGAATCGTGTTTTAGAAACATGtatttgataaacggcgcctgtttgacacgacaggaccgggtatcaaatctcatGTGGACCGtttccccgtagcaaggactgactatccggaaCGTGATAAAAACCATTCTAGTAAcaggccggcatgaccttagaggttgttaaaccaaattttcctttaacaaaaaaacgaaaataaccAATTTTTTCAAGCTTCTGAATGTATATCTCCCCTTAATCGGGAATTATAACATAAAGGTGATCTTATCTAGGGTGCACTACAAACAAATATTGAGTTCATCTAACGTAAACCATTTCATTCAATACCTTTTATTTGGTTTATTCATGAGTAATGAGATAGTTTTGCTTTATGATTATAAAACAGCTTTATGATTAGAAAACAGCTGTTTGCTATTCTGCTATCGTGTTATAGGCTAAGTCTATTAAAAATTAACTCATATTTGATCTTATTGCGATGAATTACGCAACGCAAAAGTAAGGATGTGGAAGactgttttttctttggttaaaTCCCTAAGAATAATATCACATAACTGGGTTAGTTTTGAGGGTTTGGTCCTCCTGAACTCACTGCCCAGCATCGAGTACATAAAGGCAAGAAATGACGGAAACGACCATCCAAGACCTCCTGAGATTATAGGATAAAGAAGCTCACAAGCTTAATCCTTTTAGTAATCGTAAAGTTTAGTCGTTAATGCAAAGACTTCCCAAACATTTGGTATGCGATCATCTGGGAAAATTATGCCACCATAAGGGAGCGTAAAGCAGACAAAAATATCGTAAACATTCGCTACATCTTCGCAATTACGGTTCTGTGGAACGATTAATAATGCAAGACGGTGGTTGTATGCCGAGATATGTTATTACCCAATCAATCAGTATGCAGCGGACGCGTGCCTTTTGCTGTCGCGCGTTGCGTCACAACCCATTCCCAAAGCTACAGGCGCATCACAGACACTCATCAAGAAGGGCATTTCAGATGCCTTCCTGTCATCCAGAACTCCGCTATCGGTGCGTGTTGAATTGTTCTTACCGCTGCAGCAGTACACTTACAGCGAGCGGTCTATTCGTGGCCTGCCAGAATTTATAGCTCGTTAGGCACGTTAGGCTACAGGTCGTGAATCATAATGGCGACACCTGTTTCGAATAGGACGGACATTCCCGACATGCACACGGGGATTTTAGCTTCCCTTCTGGGATGGGTGTATTCCGGGAAGTACCCCGTACGTGTGTCTTGGGTAGGTTCTATGCAGCATGCTTGATTTCGTCTCTTAGCCAAGCAAACGTATCATACACTATGCCCCGATGTCGCTGCTACAGTTTGCTTGAGTGTTCTTCCGCTCTTGACATAACCTTGACCGAGCTGGCACGATCGAATCGACGTCGGGCGAGAACATTAGCATCGATCGCGTTCTAACGCTGCCAAAGATCAATCAGTAAAAGTCACCCCTATAAGACTGCGACACACAAGCCACCTTCGTCTGAAATTGTCCACCACGAATCGCCACGAATGCGTGGTGTACCTTTCCCAAATCTCCACACCAGTGCCATTAACTACGGTGTGCCGCGTAAATGCCGATCATTAGCGTTTGCTTGCCATCTCATCTTACACCCCGCACAGATTGCGTTGCGTATCAGGTGCCACTGCCAACAGGTATCTGTCGCAGTACGTGTAATAAAATGGCCGCACATAGTGTGTCGTTAACCTAAACCCGAAAAGGAGATCAGTAATTATGGACGTAACGCCCTCCGTCACCGTGGGCTTAATGAAGGATTTACTTTgctctccttttttttctatcgcaACCCTCCTTTCCTCCTCTCTCCCCGATCGTGTGCGTTACTTCTCGCTCGTGATACGAGGTGTAGTGTGCATTACCAGGTTCTGGTTTTTCTCGTCCCACCTTTTGCGGTACCTTTGTTgtgatattttcttcttcacattACCATAACCTCAATGAAGTCCGTTGGTCTAGTTGCTTGGTCAAAGGACCAGCTGTTGCGGTGCGGTGAACCGACTCAGATCTTCCCCATACCCAAATGGTGATGCTGGTAATATGCTGACCTCCGCCATTAAAAGCGTGACGCACCCAAAGAACCACCTTTTGTCGGGAGTCGAAGGCACTTTTTAGAATGTACGTTATGCGCCGGATTTTTAATGCTGTTTACAATGCACCCGGAGGGCTCGTACCGATTTGCTGTGTACCGGTAGCACCGGTATCGTAAACGCGACGACCTAACCATAAAGCTATCCACGTTACGGGGACCCCATGAGCATTAGCTAACGAATTGGGAACCGGTTTccgttttgatttatttatttactttttttctcttttttgctgcgttttttttgctgttgttaatGCACTCTCACAATGATTCGTGCACGTGCGAGTGCGCCCTTTCGCTTGGCTAGTAGCGGCACGATGGCATAGCCTTATACTAGTTTAGCCACCATCCTTTCCCGTCGCACTTCGCACGCTATTTTTAGACCGCACCAGTACCGAAAAGGGCGAAAGGAAAATCGCCTTTGCCCATGTCGGTAGCGCGAGCGCGAACTGCATCAGTTACCCGACAGTCGTAACGTGTCAGATGGTGCATTATTTGGAAGCCCCTGCTTCACATGCCCAGCACCAGGCTATCAGCAGGTCAGAGGGTGATGCTCACAGAAAACGATGACCGTGAAACGGCGTGGCGTTCATTCAACTATCCAACAGCGTTTGAAGATGATTGCGAGCAGCAATCTGTGTCCTTCGCATCTGTGACGGTTCTATTATCGAGAGCGATTATTATATGTGTCATGTTTATTCCACCGCTGGAAGTAAAAGTCAAGGACTGTTTACTACATGCAGAGCGGGACACAACAAggggagcaaacaaaaacgcaaaacattaGCTCCACTCGGAAGTCATCATAGCAGAAACGGGAAAAATAGCGTGCCAAAACCGTAACAGCGTGCGTGCTATTCGACTCATTTCGGATGTCTAGTGGCGGATCCTTTGCATGTGGGTAGGGCGAGTTCCCATACAGACACAATCGCGAACCTTTTAGCCATTATGCTGCATTTCCCATGTTCCGGTTGGAGAGATTCCTACTTGGCGgaaaaacatttgtaaaaGCCCTTTCTCTTTTACTTATTGCCGCATGTTACCATTTCCGGCGGAGTACTGAGATGAACGATTTCAAGGGTAGTTTGGTGAACATTACCGTCCACTTATCgctctcatcatcatcatcatcatggttAAGcggtatgtttttgtttatgctaCTGTGGTTATTTATGTGACTTGAAAAACAAGTTGCAATCGCCAGagtttgtactttttttttactttcttgcGAATAGTTTCGTTGGTGGATCAACTGAGATGAATCATAACAGGGATGGGGATTCCCTTCAAGACATTGGCAGTTTAAAATGAAGAGTTCTACTAGTTGATATAGTCTTTGCAATATGAATCATTCATTCAGGTAAAGCTCTTGTAGAGATCTGGAAATACCACCGGTCTACAATTACTTCCGTCGTAGTTGATGGTTATACTTCTGATTCTTGACCACAATTCACAAATGGAATATGCAGATGCTTCTTCAAATATTCGTCTGAAGTATGCCAATATTCTAACCATCTGGCACAATGAAGATCGTTCCGATTCCTTGGAATCTCCGATGAGATTCCTAGTAACCTTTCATTGCCAGTAAACCTATCCTACAGATTCTTCTGCAGTGAAGAAATCTGATTGGTATTTTTGTCTCCAAAAACATGACTGCCTTTCTTACTCCTAACTGCAATGCAATGACAAAAACCTTAACAAAGTTTATCACTAGTATACTGGCTCAAACTGGGGAAAAAGCTCTATCCGggcaatagagaaaaaaaacaaccaacaacaacaaaacagaaaaggcAAACCTCCGACAGTAACAAACGGTGGGGTTCCAGTTTGGGGCACGTTATGGCGAACGAATGAAATGGCATTCCTCGCGAATGGGCGCGCGCGCGGTCCCCCTGTACGATGCAACCAACCGAAGGTGCATTTCCTCATGCCACACTGTGTACACGGTCGTGGTCCCGTGCGGTCTCCCACCGCGTCCCTGGTTTTTGCCGACATGCCATTTCCTCGTGAACCAGCTTACGGGGCCAGTGCCAGTTTCGGTTCGCAGCTGGTTTGGCACGGAACCCTTATTTCTGCACTTTGCTTAAATGAACTAAAGCCCAACGTGCgcgcgtgtttgtgtggctCCGGAATTGAGCAGTACTACGGAAAGACGACTAAACAATCAATGTTTGCTTCGCCAGCCTTTAACGTACAAAACAAGTGTAGGTAGTGATCGATGGTGTAAGTGTTCTCTTAAATGTACCAAGGATCATAACCACATGGTGAAGAGATAGAACCTGATCAGAGAGGTTACGGAAgtgaaacaaacataacaagTAGTGCGCAGCAAGATTGCAACTTCCGGAATAGTTCGATGCAGGTGTGGCTCTGCTTGCCATCGCTCAGCGCGGAACAGCTGATTGTAGAACAAGCCCACAAAAAGGATTGAAAATGGCATGCTGCAGAAGCGAAGTAGATGCAGTAAgagaaggataaaaaaaacctgaccCAAACGGTGATCTCTGCATCTCGTTGCTCAGGGGAAGTAAGTCGGGTAACTCCCTGGTCACTGCACTGATCGCGGTTCAAGGTCATTGCGACGAAACGTCACGCCACGCAAAGAAACAAGAGCAACGTCTGAAGCTTGTGACGCACCAACGGCAAGCGCGAGTGGAAGCACTGCCAGAAAGGATCGGACGCCGGGATTCTTCAACGCGGTTCCAATTTCTGCTGCGACAAGTGAGCGTTAGCGAGAGCACCGCAACGGCACCTAAGGACGGACGGAGATAGAGTGCACGAGTGTGATAGAGAGAGGCATCCAGTTGATCATCACATCCCTATAAAAGCTCACCGCCAGTACGGTCCATGCGTGCAGAGTACCGTCTATAGTTCGTGCGATTAGAAGAACAACCGCGGGACCCGCGAGATTCAAGCACAGTCAGTGGACCGCTTTAGAACGATTCGCTTGTGACGAACGGCAAAACAAGCACGTGGAAGTTAAGGCTGTAACTACCGTTTCACCATCAACGAGCGTGTGTCATACTGCAATCAAAGCATTTCAAATTAGTGCCCTTCGAGTTTTACTGCTTCTGTTTCTGCTGTGATAAAACCGTCAGAtcaaccgcaaaaaaaaatatacaaacttATACAAAACCAACCCTGATATCTAACCGAGTGACTGTGGTAAAACTCCGAACAGTAACAGCAACTCCGTGTACAGGTGTGTGCGGTGTTTGTTACAGCTTACAGCAACGGTCGTGAACAAGGGTGTGAAGCCGCCACTAAACAACCGTAACAGCCAAACGTCTGCGTCCGCTGGTGTTGTTAATCGGAGGTCGGAACTACGTTCATACACACCCAGGCACAATGTACACGGTCACCTCAGTCAGGAGGTTGGTAGTGATGGCCGTACTAGCAGTGTTGGTAACCGTACTACAGTATCCCACACCCTGCCAGACGTCACCGGTAATGCTCGACAAGCTGTTCGGATTTGCGGCCTATCAGCCGACGTACTCCGGTGGTGGTTACGGTGGCAACCAGTACGGCTACTATGGTGGAGGCGGCGGTGGTAGCAGCAGTACCGGCACCGGAT is part of the Anopheles funestus chromosome X, idAnoFuneDA-416_04, whole genome shotgun sequence genome and encodes:
- the LOC125765533 gene encoding phosphoinositide 3-kinase regulatory subunit 4 codes for the protein MGNQLVALAPSQIFPVEHYLTGTFEFELQFEKSMGSTRFMKVAKVKVDEGPAVVKVFVRHDPSLPLEQHLERIEYIKKHLANAVNCLPFQKVLTMEKSCLIVRQYVKHSLYDRVSTRPFLKLIEKKWITFQILCALHQCHKQKICHGDIKLENILITSWNWVLLSDFASFKPTYLPEDNPADYSYFFDTSRRRTCYIAPERFVRSSSGESIQPKDGPLVGDGQYYAGQLLPEMDIFSAGCALLELWTEGTAPFEFSQLLAYRRGEVDLVQKHLDGIENERLRELVESMLSLDARERKSAELYLDQERGKLFPEYFYSFLQSYLQMFSTVPVVPADEKVSRLHSDIGQIIKILTGNDREHTVEPALDASTRDDHWHDGSGRSRATGTHEASDDDGLILITSVVTSCIRGLSFCRSKLLSLEILQALAENTTSETILDRILPYILHLAQDAAPRVRVCSLNTLTRCLRMVRKLPRSDANVFPEYILPSIAPLATDGSTFVRMTYARNIAALADTAVSFLEQSQQSCTSENMPPPHYETELSALHEMLHQTVLSLLTDPQSAVKQTLMTSGITQLCVFFGRQKANDVILSHMITFLNDKEDRNLRGAFFDCIVGVASYVGWHCAPMLLPLLQQGLTDPEEFVIAKAIHATTMLIELGLIQKQGTIEFIDECACYLAHPNLWIRHEVVELIATAARILTAIDVQCKVRPSIAVHLRFPLIEITCPELLLDCLLPPIPRNIYDAVLRYGPEIAPLIDVLCQRKLARNRTRTADSEPSQTAQSPDGGEQMPPAFQQLLRRLTTEGLTVQIEEQLLAMRVHLIKLHHYKLAETRHTHQPSGRIVLDHYPDVMGEVQLATESINALAKGPTVRLGTGGSNIDGLTPGLLGGDLTKPGGRAARKSESDSAQDWQHMLSAIDSHSPSPTSPTGSELTVAGAVIPAPTVAATGASVPMAAAASVLPPTVHHSTPTSSLVEYSLPERTTGYQERMSDCRLEMEALVTKLRTRFATYQRQRELRESNQTMPPLPAGWRLSGTLVAHLAEHKAAVSRMAALKPHTGSLFASASIDGTVRLWDCNKLDGQQSVNRSRQSYHANTPLHAVAACDAGQSLAVAGKDGTLLLLKIDTNSSKMALQQARHFEADTRYSTTTTASTGEIGPDDGPVVEMHPLDQGAQSVIVYATLYGALVGWDIRMPDYAWRLQSDLRSGVITTFCIDPSSSWLTVGTSSGRHVCWDLRFQLPIAEIKHPHDARIRRVSHHPTESSWLVSASQGNSEVYVWNIETGHRQQAYWASSSPPLSNSNASSHSVCALLPGINDGNPFLLTGGTDQRLRYWDPVSIENCALVVPSARDYTPLNVTYESRLIDGTKVISEIHCNNNNSNVPLNNNNTNSNSNNNNNSNNNGGSSAGGSNANAQPGSGNIGSAAGTGTGERGTRTDDDHRVGPEMPAHGHNDVISDLLMCRTMKQTFVASSSRDGVIKLWK
- the LOC125765905 gene encoding uncharacterized protein LOC125765905, with translation MYTVTSVRRLVVMAVLAVLVTVLQYPTPCQTSPVMLDKLFGFAAYQPTYSGGGYGGNQYGYYGGGGGGSSSTGTGFGGHHRATATSSHKRQAKGRDYKDICRVVNPAPYALPGRAPYPAAPFCPY